The following coding sequences are from one Geothrix sp. window:
- a CDS encoding efflux RND transporter periplasmic adaptor subunit, protein MKRKQLWILGGGLAVLLVGGVAIAGMQEKGLAVQVAKVGRENLQSKVSANGKIQAVTKADISANVMGQVTKLAVKEGDRVKKGQFLMEIDPRSAKASTEAMQANLQAAQSDLISAMANLAQARSDFDRAKANRDAGIISAADFERAKTAFDTAKAAQETARRRADQAKANLSQSHVGLQNSTITAPMDGVVTARRIELGETAVPGIQNSAGTVLVTVSDMSKVEAEMEVDEASIPTVKLAQKAQVRIDAYPNQTFDGEVTEVGGSPILKLSANEAIKFKVKVWIKNPPLTIKPGLSAQADIFTGSRDQVLAIPIQSLVTREIKPKAGETLKPGAPRDEEGVWLFDGQGKTKFLPVKTGLLGDLNVEVLDGLKGGETVITGPFRILRDLKGGELVREDKSKKKDEKKG, encoded by the coding sequence ATGAAGCGGAAGCAGCTGTGGATTCTCGGCGGGGGGCTTGCGGTCCTCCTGGTGGGCGGCGTCGCCATCGCCGGCATGCAGGAGAAGGGCCTGGCCGTGCAGGTGGCCAAGGTCGGACGGGAGAACCTCCAGTCGAAGGTCAGCGCCAACGGCAAGATCCAGGCGGTGACCAAGGCCGACATCTCAGCCAACGTGATGGGCCAGGTCACCAAACTGGCGGTCAAGGAGGGGGACCGGGTCAAGAAGGGCCAGTTCCTCATGGAGATCGACCCGCGCAGCGCCAAGGCCAGCACGGAAGCCATGCAGGCCAACCTGCAGGCCGCCCAGTCGGACCTGATCTCGGCCATGGCCAACCTGGCCCAGGCCCGCTCGGACTTCGACCGGGCCAAGGCCAACCGCGACGCCGGCATCATCTCCGCGGCCGACTTCGAGCGGGCCAAGACGGCCTTCGACACGGCCAAGGCCGCCCAGGAGACCGCCCGCCGCAGGGCGGACCAAGCCAAGGCCAACCTCAGCCAGTCCCACGTGGGTCTCCAGAACTCCACCATCACCGCGCCCATGGACGGCGTGGTCACCGCCCGCCGCATCGAGCTGGGGGAGACGGCCGTGCCCGGCATCCAGAACTCCGCCGGCACCGTGCTGGTGACGGTCTCCGACATGAGCAAGGTCGAGGCCGAGATGGAAGTCGACGAAGCCTCCATCCCCACCGTGAAGCTGGCCCAGAAGGCCCAGGTGCGCATCGACGCCTACCCCAACCAGACCTTCGACGGCGAGGTCACCGAAGTGGGCGGCAGCCCCATCCTGAAGCTCAGCGCCAACGAGGCCATCAAGTTCAAGGTCAAGGTCTGGATCAAGAACCCGCCCCTCACCATCAAGCCCGGCCTCTCCGCCCAGGCGGACATCTTCACCGGCAGCCGCGACCAGGTCCTGGCCATCCCCATCCAGTCCCTGGTGACGCGGGAGATCAAGCCCAAGGCCGGCGAGACGCTGAAGCCCGGCGCGCCCCGGGACGAGGAGGGCGTCTGGCTCTTCGACGGCCAGGGCAAGACCAAGTTCCTCCCGGTCAAGACCGGCCTCCTGGGTGACCTGAACGTGGAGGTGCTGGACGGCCTCAAGGGCGGCGAGACCGTCATCACCGGACCGTTCAGGATCCTGCGCGACCTCAAGGGCGGCGAGCTGGTCCGCGAGGACAAGAGCAAGAAGAAGGACGAGAAGAAGGGCTAG
- a CDS encoding ABC transporter permease, with the protein MNYQELFRVALRAIRAHKLRSFLTLLGIIIGVTTIVGVVGIITGLNRYVQEKVIVLAPDMYIVTRFGIIRSREEFLQAIKRPQLTWEEYQRISSGVLSHASLTATRSFKTLPVSYGTHRLADTFVVGSTANFARILNLETGGNGRFFTEGEDESAQNVAVIGADIKEELFPNQDPIGRMILVRGQPFRVIGHMVKEGKGLGINRDQLVVIPFQVYRKNFFAPNDPLDYFIKARGGVEGLSESIDETRAFLRAMRHTSWRDPDPVGFLTQDQLQELWRQISTATFVLLTLIASVSLGVGGIVIMNIMLVSVAERTQEIGVRMALGARKRDIQRQFLLEASLLSMAGGVVGVLLGGAIALLVKAATGFPAQITVGIVLMGVGLSTVVGLLAGFLPARRAANLPVIDALRAE; encoded by the coding sequence ATGAACTATCAAGAGCTGTTCCGGGTGGCCCTCCGGGCCATCCGGGCCCACAAGCTCCGCAGCTTCCTGACCCTGCTGGGCATCATCATCGGCGTCACCACCATCGTGGGCGTGGTGGGGATCATCACGGGCCTGAACCGCTACGTGCAGGAGAAGGTGATCGTCCTCGCGCCCGACATGTACATCGTCACGCGCTTCGGCATCATCCGCAGCCGCGAGGAGTTCCTCCAGGCCATCAAGCGGCCCCAGCTCACCTGGGAGGAGTACCAGCGCATCAGCAGCGGCGTGCTCAGCCATGCCTCGCTGACCGCCACGCGCTCCTTCAAGACGCTCCCGGTCAGCTACGGCACCCACCGGCTGGCGGACACCTTCGTGGTGGGCAGCACCGCCAACTTCGCCCGGATCCTGAACCTGGAGACCGGTGGCAACGGCCGCTTCTTCACCGAGGGCGAGGACGAATCCGCCCAGAACGTGGCCGTCATCGGCGCCGACATCAAGGAGGAACTCTTCCCGAACCAGGATCCCATCGGCCGGATGATCCTGGTCCGCGGCCAGCCCTTCCGCGTCATCGGCCACATGGTGAAGGAGGGCAAGGGCCTCGGCATCAACCGCGACCAGCTGGTGGTCATCCCCTTCCAGGTCTACCGGAAGAACTTCTTCGCCCCCAACGATCCCCTGGACTACTTCATCAAGGCCCGCGGCGGCGTGGAGGGCCTGAGCGAATCCATCGACGAGACCCGGGCCTTCCTGCGCGCCATGCGCCACACCTCCTGGCGGGATCCCGATCCCGTGGGCTTCCTCACCCAGGACCAGCTCCAGGAGCTCTGGCGCCAGATCAGCACCGCCACCTTCGTGCTGCTCACCCTCATCGCCTCCGTGTCCCTGGGCGTGGGCGGCATCGTGATCATGAACATCATGCTGGTGAGCGTGGCGGAGCGCACCCAGGAGATCGGCGTGCGCATGGCCCTGGGGGCGCGGAAGCGGGACATCCAGCGCCAGTTCCTGCTGGAGGCCTCCCTCCTCTCCATGGCCGGCGGCGTGGTGGGCGTCCTCCTGGGCGGGGCCATCGCCCTGCTGGTCAAGGCGGCGACGGGCTTCCCCGCCCAGATCACCGTGGGCATCGTCCTGATGGGCGTGGGTCTCTCCACGGTGGTGGGGCTGCTGGCCGGCTTCCTCCCGGCCCGCCGGGCCGCCAACCTGCCCGTCATCGACGCCCTGCGGGCGGAGTAG
- a CDS encoding ABC transporter permease, translating into MAAARARSAIRSMGLENVRFAMRSILVQRLRSFLTLLGIVSGVATVIAMVSFVAGFNDAITGAFSSFGTTLVQYQKYEPRFGGGPTGPPEEQRKRRDLTLEDAQALKRLNTLAAAVSPERYLNLPGLAASTTFKNRKGKEANGPTLAGVVPDYAPANNASITDGRFFGDADVSHSARTAVVGPDVADALWFHRDPINQELLINGVAFRVIGLLEKRGSFLGGSADNIVCIPFSTFDEMFPDVKNSNGDTIHIATIPRDPKEQQAMTDQGISILRTRRGLKAKEPNDFAIFTSEGQLETFRAITGGIAGAMILIAGIALLVGGVGVMNIMLVSVTERTREIGVRKALGATRKDIAMQFLVEAITLTGVGGAIGIAVGLGIAMLVRLVFDFPAAAPLWSIALGFGVSTAVGLIFGLWPALKAAKQDPIEALRYE; encoded by the coding sequence ATGGCAGCCGCACGCGCCCGCTCAGCCATCCGCAGCATGGGGCTCGAGAACGTCCGCTTCGCGATGCGCTCGATCCTCGTGCAGCGCCTGCGCAGCTTCCTGACCCTGCTGGGCATCGTCTCCGGCGTCGCCACGGTCATCGCCATGGTGAGCTTCGTCGCGGGCTTCAACGACGCCATCACGGGCGCCTTCTCCAGCTTCGGCACCACCCTGGTGCAGTACCAGAAGTACGAGCCCCGCTTCGGCGGCGGCCCCACGGGCCCCCCAGAAGAGCAGCGCAAGCGCCGCGACCTGACCCTGGAGGACGCCCAGGCCCTGAAGCGCCTGAACACCCTGGCCGCGGCGGTGAGCCCCGAGCGCTACCTCAACCTGCCCGGCCTCGCCGCCTCCACCACCTTCAAGAACCGGAAGGGCAAGGAGGCCAACGGCCCCACCCTGGCCGGCGTGGTGCCCGACTACGCCCCGGCCAACAATGCGAGCATCACCGATGGCCGTTTCTTCGGGGATGCCGACGTCAGCCACTCGGCACGGACCGCCGTCGTCGGACCGGACGTGGCCGACGCCCTCTGGTTCCACCGCGATCCCATCAACCAGGAGCTGCTCATCAACGGCGTGGCCTTCCGGGTCATCGGCCTGCTCGAGAAGCGGGGCTCCTTCCTGGGCGGCAGCGCGGACAACATCGTGTGCATCCCCTTCAGCACCTTCGACGAGATGTTCCCGGACGTGAAGAACAGCAACGGGGACACCATCCACATCGCCACGATCCCCAGGGATCCCAAGGAACAGCAGGCCATGACGGACCAGGGCATCTCGATCCTGCGCACCCGGCGGGGCCTGAAGGCCAAGGAACCCAACGACTTCGCCATCTTCACCAGCGAGGGCCAGCTGGAGACCTTCCGGGCCATCACCGGCGGCATCGCCGGGGCCATGATCCTCATCGCGGGCATCGCCCTGCTGGTGGGCGGCGTGGGCGTCATGAACATCATGCTGGTGAGCGTCACCGAGCGCACGCGCGAGATCGGCGTGCGCAAGGCCCTGGGCGCCACCCGCAAGGACATCGCCATGCAGTTCCTGGTGGAGGCCATCACCCTCACCGGCGTGGGCGGCGCCATCGGCATTGCCGTGGGCCTGGGCATCGCCATGCTGGTGCGCCTCGTCTTCGACTTCCCCGCCGCCGCCCCCCTCTGGAGCATCGCCCTCGGCTTCGGCGTCAGCACGGCCGTAGGGCTGATCTTCGGGCTGTGGCCCGCGCTGAAGGCTGCCAAGCAGGATCCGATTGAGGCCCTTCGCTACGAGTAG